TGCGGGTCAAAAAAAGCACGGGCAAGCGATTGTCCAATGCCGAAAGGGCCAAGCTAAAGAAAGAGCGTGACAAACAGAAACGCAAAATGAAACGCAACAAGAAATAGCGTTTTGAACCGATAATCAAATACACCTTTTTTCCTACTTAGTGAGTTTGAAATGGCAGTTCGAATCCGTCTGAAAAAGATGGGTCGCACCCACCGACCGTTCTTCCGCGTTTGCGCGATGGATCAACGTTCGCCACGTGACGGACGGGTGATCGAAGAGTTGGGTTACTACGACCCCATGTGCCCCGAAACCGATGCTCGCGTCCAATTGAAGGCCGAACGCGTCGATCACTGGTTGAGCGTTGGTGCTCAGCCAAGTGAGAAGGTCGCTGTGCTGATCAAAAAGTACGGTAGCAACGGAACCCACTTGGATGCCCAAAAAGAAGCTCTCGAGCGATTGGGTAAGCGAAAAGAATACACCCCCGCACCGCCTGCACCACCGAAACCGGCTGCTCAAGAAGCTCCTGCCGAAGAAGCGGCTGCAGAAGCTCCCGCCGAAGGTGATGCTGCTGCGGAAACCGAAGCGGCTGCA
The Stieleria sp. JC731 genome window above contains:
- the rpsP gene encoding 30S ribosomal protein S16, translated to MAVRIRLKKMGRTHRPFFRVCAMDQRSPRDGRVIEELGYYDPMCPETDARVQLKAERVDHWLSVGAQPSEKVAVLIKKYGSNGTHLDAQKEALERLGKRKEYTPAPPAPPKPAAQEAPAEEAAAEAPAEGDAAAETEAAAE